One segment of Podospora pseudopauciseta strain CBS 411.78 chromosome 5 map unlocalized CBS411.78m_5.2, whole genome shotgun sequence DNA contains the following:
- a CDS encoding uncharacterized protein (COG:Z; BUSCO:EOG09260GR8; antiSMASH:Cluster_5; EggNog:ENOG503NWB0) codes for MAPHPHLSRRAKSTGSGRPRHAFSPRASLEREILGGKSQQLQLSTTTAQTILFGERPRNNRPPPSKSFPSLSFWKPITRNSQLGLDTKPNKSQRKQLLAFALLLHPSHVCCFLRIPSSSLTKANLPDALLFLRRRTTLAAMTGRWKPPWLQKLIKRTSTLGSEKRKTCLSTDRLTNHTDQLAHSPRRHLLKSCLLDSDSTTTSPSIEEEQPAMADGEEDFSSLPLTDRWVHKVWKVRKQAYEEAAQAFEKTPDEYDPAFRPFIQDPSLWKTAVADSNVAAQQDGLAALCAFLKFGGREGGVRARQHAVTPICEKGLSSTRAATKASAVEALLLFIEIDVPGPVIEEILPVLSNKQPKVVAAALNALTQIFHNYGCKTADPKPVLKILPKVFGHADKNVRAEATGLAVEFYRWLREAMKPMFWGDLKPTQQTDLEAQFEKIKAEGPAKQERLLRSQQAAKERAPAAGGGDEYGEEGEEEEEAGEVDAFDLAEPQDVISKVPKDFYDNLASSKWKERKEACEALYAIVNVPRIKDGDFGEITRCLAKCMKDANIAVVTQAAQCIEMLAKGLRKGFAKYRSNVMQPIMERLKEKKVTVADALGAALDAVFLSTNLTECLEDITTFLVHKNPQVKEGTMKFLVRCLRTTREVPSKQEIASIVECAKKLLSEGSEVLRSGGAEILGTIMKIIGERAMNPHLEGLDDIRKTKIKEFFETAEVKAKDKPKPPPPAPAARGPPPKKTLGAKKAPPGLKKAPPAAAAPPPEPSPPPAPPAAARPGPAGSKLGKPGLGGLKAPQKRTLGGPAAGAASPRRPAAPRVPSPAFEPEYEEEEPIPASPPPKPRIGLGRGGLAGRSLAKPAAPSAPAPAASPSPTSTFSHMERAELEELRMANERLLKQLDDARHDRSKLTSEIQELKNQNAQLIEDHTRDVLSIKAKETQLVRARSDAEAAEQTNERLRRELDRLKRALSKAEAALNNGGGADSPVSPSLGFRALSPTHDDGGIYRDNALPPSAGRARQSFASTLSEEKENGDGVPHPRKMAPPESRYAGSTASSGRASPARGFRRDISGGDDRDIRNNDSASGSGAYGGYGDRAGSRAGSRAGSRLGDPPINASGAPATSGMESWRRAAEVTSQLKARIELMKAKAASRPQ; via the exons ATGgccccacacccacacctgTCCCGCAGAGCCAAGAGCACAGGGTCAGGGCGCCCCAGACACGCTTTCTCACCGCGAGCCAGCCTTGAGCGAGAAATCTTGGGCGGCAAGTCACAACAACTGCAATTGTCAACAACCACCGCGCAGACGATCCTTTTCGGCGAACGTCCTCGCAACAATCGCCCCCCGCCGAGCAAGAGCTTCCCCTCGCTCTCCTTCTGGAAGCCAATCACGCGCAACAGCCAGCTCGGTCTCGacaccaaacccaacaaGTCGCAAAGAAAACAGCTGCTGGCTTTTGCTTTGTTGCTTCACCCCTCGCACGTATGTTGCTTCCTTCGCattccctcctccagcctcaCCAAGGCCAATCTCCCAGATGCGCTTCTGTTCCTTAGACGGCGCACTACACTGGCTGCTATGACGGGCCGTTGGAAACCGCCTTGGCTGCAGAAGCTAATCAAGCGAACTTCAACTCTAGGCTCAGAAAAACGCAAGACTTGCCTCTCGACCGACAGACTTACGAACCACACCGACCAACTTGCCCACAGTCCCCGGAGGCACTTGCTGAAATCCTGCCTGCTTGATTCCGACTCtaccaccacatcaccatccaTTGAAGAAGAACAGCCCGCCATGGCtgacggagaagaagactttaGCTCTTTGCCCCTTACAGATCGCTGGGTCCACAAG GTCTGGAAAGTACGAAAACAGGCATACGAGGAGGCTGCCCAGGCATTCGAAAAGACCCCCGACGAGTACGACCCAGCATTCCGACCATTCATCCAAGATCCGAGCTTGTGGAAGACAGCAGTCGCAGACTCCAACGTTGCTGCTCAACAAGATGGCTTGGCTGCCCTCTGCGCATTTCTGAAATTTGGCGGCCGCGAAGGCGGTGTACGAGCCAGACAACATGCTGTCACACCAATTTGCGAGAAGGGCCTGTCCTCCACGAGAGCGGCGACGAAGGCGTCAGCAGTCGAAGCGttgctcctcttcatcgAGATTGATGTTCCCGGCCCGGTAATCGAAGAGATTCTGCCGGTGCTTTCCAACAAGCAACCCAAGGTTGTTGCTGCGGCGCTTAATGCTTTGACCCAGATCTTTCACAACTATGGCTGCAAAACAGCGGATCCCAAACCCGTTCTCAAGATTCTACCCAAGGTGTTTGGCCACGCCGACAAGAATGTGAGAGCAGAGGCGACGGGGTTGGCGGTCGAGTTCTACCGGTGGCTGCGCGAGGCTATGAAGCCAATGTTCTGGGGCGACCTCAAACCAACACAGCAGACAGATCTCGAAGCGCAGTTCgagaagatcaaggctgAAGGTCCAGCGAAGCAGGAGCGATTGTTGCGATCACAGCAAGCGGCCAAGGAACGGGCACCTGCGGCAGGAGGTGGTGACGAGtatggagaggagggagaagaggaggaagaggctggCGAGGTTGACGCTTTTGACCTGGCCGAGCCACAAGACGTCATCAGCAAAGTGCCCAAGGATTTCTACGATAACCTGGCCTCGTCCAAatggaaggagagaaaggaaGCTTGCGAGGCCTTGTATGCTATTGTCAATGTGCCAAGGATCAAGGATGGTGATTTTGGTGAGATCACCCGCTGCTTGGCCAAATGCATGAAGGACGCCAACATTGCGGTCGTCACTCAGGCAGCGCAATGTATCGAAATGCTCGCCAAGGGTCTGCGCAAGGGCTTCGCCAAGTATCGTTCCAACGTCATGCAGCCTATCATGGAGAGAttgaaggaaaagaaggttACGGTTGCTGATGCGCTTGGTGCTGCGCTGGACGCTGTGTTTCTTTCTACCAACTTGACCGAGTGCTTGGAAGATATCACCACATTCCTCGTTCACAAGAACCCCCAGGTCAAGGAGGGAACCATGAAGTTTCTTGTCAGGTGTCTTCGAACAACCAGGGAGGTGCCGAGCAAGCAGGAAATTGCCAGCATCGTTGAATGCGCCAAGAAGCTGCTCTCCGAGGGTAGCGAGGTCCTTCGGTCTGGCGGTGCCGAGATTCTGGGAACCATCATGAAGATCATTGGCGAAAGAGCCATGAACCCCCATCTCGAAGGTCTTGATGATATCCGAAagaccaagatcaaggagttCTTTGAGACGGCCGAAGTCAAGGCCAAGGATaagccgaagccgccgccgccagctccCGCTGCGCGGGGGCCACCACCCAAGAAGACGTTGGGCGCAAAGAAGGCCCCTCCAGGTCTCAAAAAGGCACCCCCAGCAGCCGCCGCACCGCCGCCAGAGCCTTCACCTCCACCTGCGCCGCCAGCTGCTGCGCGTCCCGGTCCCGCGGGGAGCAAGCTCGGGAAGCCAGGGCTCGGGGGTCTCAAGGCACCACAGAAGCGCACTCTCGGTGGTCCTGCCGCCGGCGCTGCTTCACCGCGTAGACCGGCGGCCCCTCGCGTGCCATCACCTGCATTTGAGCCAGAAtacgaagaggaggagcccattcccgcttctcctccaccaaagccGCGCATCGGTTTGGGACGCGGTGGTCTCGCTGGCCGCTCACTCGCCAAACCAGCTGCGCCATCAGCCCCCGCGCCCGCTGCATCCCCATCTCCGACCTCTACCTTCTCACACATGGAACGTGCCGAGCTAGAGGAATTGCGCATGGCCAATGAGCGCTTGCTCAAACAGCTAGATGACGCTCGTCACGACCGGTCCAAGCTGACATCAGAAATTCAGGAGCTCAAGAACCAAAACGCTCAGTTGATCGAGGATCACACGAGAGATGTACTTTccatcaaggccaaggagacaCAGCTAGTGAGAGCTCGCAGTGATGCCGAGGCTGCCGAACAGACAAATGAGCGGCTACGACGCGAGCTGGACCGTTTGAAGAGGGCGCTCAGTAAGGCCGAAGCCGCCCTCAACAACGGTGGGGGCGCAGACAGCCCTGTATCCCCCAGTCTTGGATTCCGGGCTCTGAGCCCAACGCACGATGATGGCGGGATCTACCGTGACAACGCTCTTCCTCCTAGTGCGGGTAGAGCCCGTCAAAGCTTCGCCAGCACCCTtagcgaggagaaggagaacgGCGACGGTGTGCCGCACCCCCGAAAGATGGCTCCCCCAGAGTCCCGGTACGCGGGCAGCACCGCTAGCAGCGGCCGCGCCAGCCCAGCTAGAGGCTTTAGGCGAGACATTTCCGGCGGTGACGACAGAGACATTCGCAATAACGATAGTGCTAGTGGCAGCGGTGCCTATGGCGGATATGGTGACCGGGCGGGGAGCAGGGCTGGGAGCCGTGCAGGAAGCAGGTTGGGCGATCCACCAATCAATGCTTCTGGTGCTCCCGCGACGTCTGGCATggagagctggagaagagctGCCGAGGTGACGAGCCAGCTGAAGGCCAGGATTGAACTTATGAAG GCAAAGGCAGCGAGCAGACCTCAGTAG
- the LIS1_2 gene encoding Lissencephaly-1 (COG:Z; antiSMASH:Cluster_5; EggNog:ENOG503NW2C; SMCOG1173:WD-40 repeat-containing protein): protein MNTNILTTRQAEELHKAIIAYLTANNLSNTVSALRSELNLGEDVFDPATAKKYEGLLEKKWTSVVRLQKKIMDLESRNSTLQSELENSTPTSRQNKDPVAWLPKSPARHTLQSHRNPITCVAFHPVFSSLASGSEDQTIKIWDWELGELERTIKGHTKAVLDVDFGGPRGNTLLASCSSDLTIKLWDPSDDYKNIRTLPGHDHSVSAVRFIPSGVAGGTGNLLVSASRDKTLRIWDVSTGYCVKTLRGHAEWVRDVCPSIDGRFILSTSDDYTGRLWDVSIPNPEPKTTLIGHEHVVLCCAIAPAAAYPHLAAMAGIKKPPATSAVEFMATGSRDKTIRLWDARGTCIKILVGHDNWVRGLVFHPGGKYLLSVADDYTLRCWDLTQEGRCVKTIGDAHGHFVQCIRWAPSIVKDVPAVNGEGANGESNGTPRKAAGAAGAGGEGQIRCVIATGSVDLNVRIFAN from the exons ATGAATACAAACATCCTGACCACCCGTCAGGCTGAGGAGCT ACACAAAGCCATCATCGCCTACCTTACTGCCAACAACCTTTCGAATACCGTGTCGGCTCTGCGATCAGAGCTCAAccttggggaggatgtgttTGATCCAGCAACCGCAAAGAAGTATGAGGGGCTGCTAGAAAAGAAATGGACGAGTGTCGTGCGGTTACAAAAGAAG ATCATGGATCTCGAGTCCCGGAATAGCACTTTGCAATCAGAGCTCGAAAACAGCACCCCCACGTCCCGACAAAATAAAGATCCAGTAGCCTGGCTGCCCAAATCTCCAGCCCGCCACACGCTGCAATCCCACCGAAATCCAATCACATGCGTCGCCTTCCACCCAGTATTCTCATCACTGGCTTCCGGCTCGGAGGACCAAACCATCAAAATTTGGGACTGGGAGCTGGGCGAGCTCGAAAGGACGATCAAAGGCCATACCAAAGCTGTGCTCGATGTCGATTTCGGCGGACCTAGGGGAAACACCTTGCTTGCTTCGTGCAGCTCAGACTTGACCATCAAGCTCTGGGACCCATCAGACGACTACAAGAATATCCGAACGCTCCCTGGTCACGACCACAGCGTCAGCGCAGTTCGATTCATCCCGTCAGGGGTAGCAGGTGGTACCGGCAACCTCCTTGTCAGCGCGAGTCGAGACAAGACGTTGAGGATATGGGATGTGAGCACAGGCTATTGCGTAAAGACTCTTCGAGGACACGCCGAATGGGTCCGTGATGTCTGCCCATCCATTGACGGGAGGTTCATCTTGTCGACGAGTGACGATTATACCGGCCGGTTGTGGGACGTCTCGATACCGAACCCGGAGCCGAAGACCACACTGATCGGACACGAGCACGTTGTGTTATGTTGCGCCATTGCTCCTGCGGCTGCTTATCCACATCTTGCCGCCATGGCAGGGATCAAGAAGCCACCAGCAACGAGTGCCGTAGAGTTCATGGCGACCGGCTCAAGAGACAAAACGATTCGGCTGTGGGATGCGAGAGGGACGTGTATCAAGATATTGGTGGGCCACGACAACTGGGTGCGGGGCCTTGTCTTCCACCCTGGTGGAAAGTACTTGTTGTCCGTGGCTGATGATTATACGTTGCGGTGCTGGGATCTGACCCAGGAGGGTAGATGTGTCAAGACAATAGGGGACGCACACGGGCATTTCGTGCAGTGTATCCGGTGGGCGCCTTCGATCGTCAAGGATGTCCCGGCAGTCAATGGTGAGGGCGCCAATGGTGAATCGAACGGGACACCAAGGAAAGCAGCGGGGGCTGCCGGtgcgggtggtgaggggcaGATTCGGTGTGTCATTGCGACGGGGAGTGTTGATTTGAACGTGAGGATTTTTGCCAACTGA
- a CDS encoding uncharacterized protein (antiSMASH:Cluster_5) — protein MTQCYQAKTDVERREDVYLCSEWKHRIHSIIGHRLPDAICRQFHKLQHPNSEVCRHTPDCISWSKMQKQYMRRKDEIDAKFQQIVRGSHPLVEDCFIRRDNRQLFPLSLTGLVSTCSPYYANQQCVQIKTHVVQTPHDQPWMTVIEILDRGGKQFVPRRGGMRGF, from the exons ATGACTCAATGTTATCAAGCCAAGACCGATGTGGAACGCCGGGAGGACGTCTATCTTTGCTCGGAGTGGAAGCACAGGATTCACTCCATTATCGGCCACCGCTTGCCGGACGCCATTTGTCGCCAGTTTCACAAGTTGCAGCACCCCAACTCTGAGGTCTGCCGTCATACTCCGGATTGCATCTCCTGGAGCAAGATGCAGAAGCAATATATGCGACGCAAAGACGAGATTGACGCCAAGTTTCAACAAATTGTCAGAGGAAGCCACCCCCTAGTTGAGGACTGCTTCATTCGCAGGGACAATCG TCAATTGTTTCCACTTAGCCTCACGGGCTTGGTATCAACCTGTTCTCCCTACTATGCCAACCAGCAATGCGTCCAAATCAAAACTCACGTCGTCCAAACACCCCATGACCAGCCTTGGATGACTGTTATCGAGATTCTCGACCGAGGTGGAAAGCAGTTCGTACCCCGTAGGGGAGGCATGAGGGGTTTCTAA
- a CDS encoding uncharacterized protein (antiSMASH:Cluster_5; EggNog:ENOG503PF5H), giving the protein MRTSSPIFLLLGAALASPNVIDDFVGQGQIHVLNSSSYVSADPATDTIGCLTASGLLSKSNCATFTRTESYPYMLVSSRGVCTFNDKSMPNNKDSYYGKNTYAWHCLEEAKAGIDGERYYTIQGFKHPYLCNGNLGCYYDIPDAPENDDDSGDSFSVQEVGKTKAVQPVWQFFWGAHQMGITPGHLQVLWLWVPVKGKEKRDDGEQWRLV; this is encoded by the exons ATGAGAACCTCATCACcaatcttcctcctcttaGGAGCAGCACTCGCATCCCCAAACGTAATAGACGACTTTGTCGGCCAAGGCCAAATCCACGTCCTCAACTCGAGCTCCTACGTCTCGGCCGACCCGGCAACAGACACCATCGGCTGTCTGACCGCGTCGGGATTGCTGTCCAAATCCAACTGCGCCACATTCACGCGGACGGAAAGCTACCCCTACATGCTCGTCTCGTCAAGGGGCGTCTGTACGTTCAACGACAAGAGCATGCCCAACAACAAGGACAGCTACTACGGCAAGAACACGTACGCGTGGCACTGCctcgaggaggccaaggccgggattgatggggagaggtATTATACTATC CAAGGATTCAAACACCCATACCTCTGCAACGGGAACCTGGGGTGCTACTACGACATCCCGGATGCTCCGGAAAATGATGACGATAGCGGGGACAGTTTCTCGGTTCAGGAGGTGGGCAAGACGAAGGCTGTGCAGCCAGTGTGGCAGTTCTTTTGGGGAGCCCATCAGATGGGGATCACGCCGGGGCATTTGCAGGTGTTGTGGCTTTGGGTGCCGGTtaaggggaaggagaagagagatgatggggagcaGTGGAGGTTGGTTTAA
- a CDS encoding uncharacterized protein (antiSMASH:Cluster_5; EggNog:ENOG503P10B; COG:S) yields the protein MTSNTPNSGEPFVPTKLIKHFQANHTTRDAQTSGWSALWDSQQNDLWDRGKPSPALIDLIESAPWPSREQRRPKALVPGCGKGYDVVMLALHGFDVYGLDVSPTGVETARAYAAKQLDAPLAHNYGEGNREKYPKDQRGEVTFMAGDFFKRDWEGKCVREGETFEGFDLIYDYTFLCALLPEMRRDWGRRMGELLGPQPAKLVCLEFPLYKDLKLPGPPWALREGIYYDVLAGGGTGVFDNDEAAQSALQRPNKGPLERVARIRPSRTYPQGEGTDHLGIWQVKSW from the exons ATGACTTCTAACACACCAAACTCCGGGGAACCATTTGTTCCCACTAAGCTCATCAAGCATTTTCAGGCGAATCACACAACCCGAGACGCCCAGACCAGTGGGTGGTCGGCGTTGTGGGACTCGCAGCAGAACGATCTCTGGGACAGGGGGAAGCCATCGCCTGCCCTTATTGACTTGATCGAGTCTGCTCCATGGCCGTCGCGTGAGCAAAGGAGGCCAAAGGCGTTGGTGCCG GGCTGCGGAAAAGGCTATGACGTCGTGATGCTGGCCCTGCATGGGTTCGATGTGTATGGGCTTGACGTCTCACCGACCGGTGTCGAGACTGCGAGGGCTTATGCCGCGAAGCAACTAGATGCACCCCTTGCACACAACTATGGAGAGGGGAATCGAGAAAAGTACCCGAAGGATCAGCGGGGAGAGGTAACGTTTATGGCTGGTGACTTTTTCAAGCGCGACTGGGAGGGCAAGTGTGTGCGCGAGGGGGAGACCTTTGAGGGTTTTGATCTTATCTATGATTACACT TTCTTATGTGCTCTCCTCCCGGAGATGCGTCGAGACTGGGGCCGTCGAATGGGAGAATTGCTCGGGCCTCAACCTGCAAAGCTGGTTTGCCTCGAATTTCCCCTCTACAAAGACCTCAAGCTTCCTGGTCCACCATGGGCCTTGAGAGAAGGAATCTATTACGATGTGTTGGCTGGCGGTGGGACCGGGGTTTTTGATAATGACGAAGCAGCCCAATCGGCCCTGCAACGGCCCAACAAGGGACCGCTGGAGCGAGTGGCCCGCATCAGGCCTTCTCGGACGTATCCGCAAGGAGAAGGAACTGATCATCTGGGCATCTGGCAGGTCAAAAGCTGGTAA
- a CDS encoding uncharacterized protein (COG:O; EggNog:ENOG503NYZ8), whose product MRLYIERPIYLTTRLKSDHAALTHGNLTSSHPNVHKTPPSHPSHHHDPFNHHRSTTNKLPQSIMAKLTLLTLLGLLTPTALSLRPSPGCGKTPALVTSSSTTTPLRITSNNKQREFFVRLPQNYNSSTPHRLIFTLHALGGTAQQVIAGQGGYLPYYGLPPLANSSTIPTVFVIPNGLNNGWQNSNGEDVTFLRSVLSTVESDLCVDQDLRFSTGFSYGAAMSYSLACSLGREIRAVAALSGNPQISGCAAGSEPVAYYGQHGTTDNVLPLAQARQMRDRFLKNNGCAAQAEPPVPAAGSQGKVKTVYTGCLPDKPVTFVVFDGGHVPTPRETGESETFAHKETWEFFSQFT is encoded by the coding sequence ATGAGGCTATATATCGAAAGGCCTATTTACCTTACCACCCGGCTCAAATCCGACCATGCGGCTCTCACCCACGGCAATCTCACATCTTCACATCCCAATGTTCATaaaacaccaccctctcacccatcccaccaccatgaccctttcaaccaccaccgatcAACTACCAACAAACTCCCCCAGAGCATCATGGCCAaactcaccctcctcaccctcctaGGTCTGCTGACCCCAAcagccctctccctccgccCCTCCCCAGGCTGCGGCAAAACCCCCGCCCTCgtaacctcctcctccaccaccacccccctccgaataacctccaacaacaaacaacgCGAATTCTTCGTtcgcctcccccaaaacTACAACTCCTCGACCCCCCACCGCCTAATCTTCACCCTCCACGCCCTAGGCGGCACAGCCCAGCAAGTCATCGCTGGCCAAGGGGGCTACCTCCCCTACTACGGCCTCCCCCCCCTagccaactcctccaccatcccaacAGTCTTCGTAATCCCCAACGGCCTCAACAACGGCTGGCAAAACTCCAACGGCGAAGACGTCACCTTCCTCCGCTCCGTCCTCTCCACCGTCGAGTCAGACCTCTGCGTCGACCAGGACCTCCGCTTCTCCACCGGCTTCTCCTACGGCGCCGCAATGTCCTACTCGCTCGCCTGCTCGCTCGGGAGGGAGATCAGGGCCGTGGCCGCGCTGAGCGGGAACCCCCAGATCAGCGGGTGTGCCGCCGGCTCCGAGCCCGTCGCCTACTACGGCCAGCACGGGACGACGGACAACGTCTTGCCTCTGGCTCAGGCGAGGCAGATGAGGGATCGTTTCCTGAAAAATAACGGTTGCGCCGCCCAGGCTGAGCCGCCCGTCCCGGCGGCGGGAAGTCAGGGGAAGGTCAAGACGGTGTATACCGGTTGTTTGCCCGACAAGCCCGTCACGTTTGTCGTGTTTGACGGGGGCCATGTTCCCACCCCCAGGGAGACAGGCGAGAGCGAGACTTTTGCGCACAAGGAGACTTGGGAGTTCTTTAGTCAGTTTACCTGA